Within Kutzneria chonburiensis, the genomic segment GAAGACCGGCTGGTCCGAGGCGGACGTGCTGGAGCAGGTGGAGATGCGCGTCACCACGCTGGGCGAGAAGGGCGTGGAGATCGTCGGCCGCGAGGTCGGCTCGCTCCAGGTGCCGGCCGTGCCCGAGCTGGCCAAGGTCGACCCCACCGGCGTCGGCGACGGCTTCCGCGCCGGCTTCCTCTCGGCCGTGTGCAGCGGCCTCGGCCTCGAGCGCGCCGCCCAGCTCGGCGCCCTGGTCGCCGTGCACGTGCTGGAGGTCAACGGCCCGCAGGAGTGGTCCTTCGACCGCACCACCGCCCTCGGCCGCTTCTCCGACGCCTTCGGCCCCGAGGCCGCCGCCGAGATCGCCGCCATCCTCCCCGCCTGACCCCGGCCCCGGCCCCAACGTTTGGAAAGGACCATTCCTCTACTCCGAGTAGAGGAATGGTCCTTTCCAAACATCTAAGCCTTGACAATTAGAGGCGGACGGGGTACTGGGGCTCGGGGATCTGGGGGCGGATGCGGCCCTCGGTGAAGATGCCGTGCCAGATCATGAACATCAGCAGCGCCCAGATGCGGCGGCTGTGGTCCATGCCGCCGGTCCGGTGCTCCTCGATCATGGCCAGCACCGCCTGCTTGTCGATCAGGTGGTCGGTCTGCGACTGGCGCACGATGTCCAGCGCCCAGGGGTGCATCTCCTCGCGCAGCCAGTGCCGGATCGGCACCGGGAAGCCCAGCTTGCGCCGGTTGATCACGTGCGCCGGGATGATGTCGGCGATGGCCCGCCGCAGCGCGTACTTGGTGGTCTCGCGGGTGATCTTCTGCTCCATCGGCACCTGCGAGGCGATCTTGAACACCTCGTGGTCCAGGAACGGCACCCGCAGCTCCAGCGAGTTGGCCATGGTCATCTTGTCGGCCTTGACCAGGATGTCGCCGCGCAGCCAGGTGAACAGGTCCACGTGCTGCATCCGGCTCACCGGGTCCCAGTCCACCGACTCGCGGTAGGGCTTGGCCGTGGCGTCGGCGTGCGTCACCGACGAGCTGTACGTCCGCAGCACGGACCGCAGCTGGTCGTCACGGAAGATGCGCGCGTTGCCGTAGTAGCGCTGCTCCAGCGTCAGCGCGCCGCGGCGCAGCAGGTCCTTGCCTCGCACACCCTCGGGGATACGGGTGGAGACCCGGCCCATAGCCTTGCGCAGCGCGCCGGGCACCTTCTCGAACGGCGCCAGCGACAGCGGCTCGCGGTAGATCGTGTAGCCGCCGAAAAGCTCGTCCGCGCCCTCACCGGACAGCACCACCTTGACGTGCTGGCGGGCCTCACGGGCGATGAACCACAGCGGCACCAGCGCCGGGTCGGCCACCGGGTCGTCCAGGTACCACGTGATCAGCGGCACGGCTTCCATCATCTCGGCCGCCGACACCGTCCGGACCACGTGCTTCACGCCGATCGCCGCCGCCGACTCGGCGGCCACGTCGACCTCGGAGAAGCCGGCCCGCTCGAAGCCCGTGGTGAACGCGATCAGGTCCGGGTTGTGCTCCTTGGCCAGCGCCGCGATCACCGTGGAGTCGATGCCGCCGGACAGGAACGAGCCGACCGTCACGTCCGCGCGCATGTGCTTGGCCACCGAGTCGCGCAGCGCGTCGGCGATGTCGGCGTAGAGCTTGGTGGTGTCGGCCGGGCCGTGCATCACGCGCGGGCGGAACTTCGGCGTGAAGTAGCGCTCGGTCACGATCTCGCCGCCGGGGACGAAGGTGAACGAGGTGCCGGACTCGATCCGCCGGATGTGCGTGTTCAGCGACTCCGGCTCGGGCACGTACTGCAGGATCAGGTAGTGCTGGAGTGCCCGCCGGTCCAGCTTGGGCTCGATGCCCAGCGTGTCGGCCAGCTGGAGGATGCTCTTCTTCTCGCTGGACATCGCGATGCCGCCGGGGCCGGCCGCGTAGTACAGCGGCTTGATGCCGAACGGGTCGCGGGCGCCGAAGATCTTGCGCTCGCTGCTGTCCCAGATCATGAACGCG encodes:
- the asnB gene encoding asparagine synthase (glutamine-hydrolyzing), with product MCGLLGLICPTENAAAAARPALAGALHCQRHRGPDEVNTWQGGEVVFGFNRLAIIDLEHSHQPLLWGPPGQENRYALAFNGEIYNYIELRAELIERFGAQFHTDGDSEVIVAAFHYWGPAAVSRLRGMFAFMIWDSSERKIFGARDPFGIKPLYYAAGPGGIAMSSEKKSILQLADTLGIEPKLDRRALQHYLILQYVPEPESLNTHIRRIESGTSFTFVPGGEIVTERYFTPKFRPRVMHGPADTTKLYADIADALRDSVAKHMRADVTVGSFLSGGIDSTVIAALAKEHNPDLIAFTTGFERAGFSEVDVAAESAAAIGVKHVVRTVSAAEMMEAVPLITWYLDDPVADPALVPLWFIAREARQHVKVVLSGEGADELFGGYTIYREPLSLAPFEKVPGALRKAMGRVSTRIPEGVRGKDLLRRGALTLEQRYYGNARIFRDDQLRSVLRTYSSSVTHADATAKPYRESVDWDPVSRMQHVDLFTWLRGDILVKADKMTMANSLELRVPFLDHEVFKIASQVPMEQKITRETTKYALRRAIADIIPAHVINRRKLGFPVPIRHWLREEMHPWALDIVRQSQTDHLIDKQAVLAMIEEHRTGGMDHSRRIWALLMFMIWHGIFTEGRIRPQIPEPQYPVRL